The DNA sequence tttttcatatatttttaaaaccGAACAgttaatatattattttgttttattgtGGACATTATATCGATCAATCGAATTTccttttaaatttttatattattttagttCGATCCAATTTTTAGCAGGATCaatagttttattatttttagcCCGAGACTACAAATCCAACTTATAACTATATGTATTctacttttattttttatttaacatCGAATTggtaatataattttattttagcccggtTTCACTGAATTAGAAATATTTTTAACTATTGTGAATACTTATCTATTTTTTATGAGAGTATTTTATTGGAAGTATAACTATaattatttcaagtataagtatAATTACGGTGACCAAACCTACTACCAACCAAATTTTTATTGTTTCGTTTTTAATATTATAGTATATAGATTTTTTAAAATGGCTAACttgaaaaataatttatacaaCAAATTTTTTTGTACACTTTAAAATAAGAATGAAATTAAGAAGtaaataaaaaataacaaaagTATACTGAATAATAGCAATCCTTGTCGTTAAAGACTATATGATTGACCAAACTAAAATTTGCCATACACAGTAATCGTACTAAAAAGGAGTATAAAAATATGGACTGTGAACAATATTCTAAAAATCCCCGATTTAAAAAAAATTCCCGATTAATTCCCGATTGATTTCCTATAAAGTATTCGACCAATTCGATCGTTGAAATCCGATTTATTTTTACGAATTTTTCTTTATTgcagtatatataattatttattaaaattaaaataccatattaattttaaaataaataattatagaaattatgatataataaatatatatttgttaataaataatcaatataatcataataatatattaaatataatttaatattataatacatctCATTTTTACTCTGATTaatccttctaattaatcacCGATTCCACATTTTTACAACACTGAATGTCATTGTTAAAAAAAGTGCTCCTACTTGGAGAAAACAAACCACCAGTACACCTATTACCTGCATAACCAAGTAACTAACGGGAACTAATTAAACTAACATGTCATAACAAGAAGTATTAGCTTAATTAAATTAACTCGGATGAAAagtataaattattttattttatctcgGGACCCTTATACAAAGTAACAAATTATATTTTCATAATATAGAGAATCTTATTTATGACATctatataataaatattataatatctattttatagttcaattgtataataattaatCTGATTTGATTTTACAGTAAAGATtgttttataatttaattaaataaaatttaaattagtAGAATAAGTTGGTTTCAATATCAATAAAAAATAACATAAATTTTAATATGAATTcaaatttaaattgataaaaaaaattgaatttaatattaattaaaataatataaagtttgatataaaataaaatttaaattgataaataaaattaattttaatgtcAATTAGAAATGACCGACCGGGTTTGTTGAGTGGAGTTATGATGAGGATCTCAACTAAAGCTTTTGCAATCATTCTTGTAACCTCCTCTTTATTAGCAATAGCTACTGCAATTTCCACTAATAAATTTATCAAGGATGGAGACACTATTGTATCTTCTGATGGAAATTTTGTGCTGGGATTTTTCAGCCCCGGAAGCTCCAAGAATCGATATCTGGGAATGTGGTTGCGCGTAAAAATTACctcagaaggagaaagaaaggaCATATCATTTGTTTTGTTCCCGCAAACAACAAAGTAAGACGGTGAAAATAGTACTGGGCAATTCGCATAAATTTTTTCACTTCTGTAAGCTGGGGGATGAAAAATACTCCGTAAAGGTATTTACAAAATATAAGTCTTTTACTAATAATTGAGTTTAattgttaatattttttaataaaaatttttAAGTAAGGATTATTCGGTAAAATTAGCATTTATCAAAAAACAGACACCGTACcaaaaattttaatatttcgtatTTTACATAATAGTAATAGATAAATAGTATAAATagattataaaataaatttaaaaaatcataaaaaaatgaAACAAGTAAATTTTAGAAAAACACACATTGCAACGACTATAACCTAATATTTCTAGTTATCAATGGTCTTTCAAAAGAATCAACAAATGAAAAAGAAAATTTGACCTAATCGAAACTAGAATAGTAATAACATGACACACATATGTGATGTTTTTGTTGTATTTAGTTAATAAACTattattgaaaaataaaattcaaaaCATATCATTTTGCTAAAAAAAACATGTTTATGCACTTTTTTGTTAAAATATACTTTTTTGAATGGCAAAATTTTACAAACttaaaaaataattcatataaatattttttgtacACTTTAAAATACGAATGAAATTAAGAAgtaaataaaaaaacaaaaatgtGAATAATAGCAGACCCTATCGTTAAAGACTATAGTCAAATCTTGATTGACCAAACTAAAATTTGCCATACACGGTAATCGTACAGAAAAAGGATATACAATATGGACTGTCCTGTTAAAAAAGAGTGTGACTACTTCGCGGAAACAAACTAGTACACCTGTTACAAGTAAAGTTAACTAACCAACATGTCATAATAAGAAGTACTACTTCttattataatttaatattataatatatcaTATTTTTACTCTGATTAATCCTTCCCAATTCAGATTTTTACAACATTGACTATCATTGTTAAAAAAAGTGCTACTACTTGGAGAAAACAAACCACCAGTACACCTATTACCTTTATAACCAAGTAACTAACGGGAACTAATTAAACTAACATGTCATAACAAGAAGTATTAGCTTAATTAAATTCGATATAAACTTGGTGTCCAAGTTTGTTATTAAGCCGATCACAAAGAGGAAACTACAATCATATTCTAAGGATGTAAGGAAAAGTGTACACTATATATACAGAAGAAACCTAAAGTTTATTATTGGTCTTCTAATTCTATTAGACTGATCATGGCTACAAAGTGGTTGAGAACCAAGTTTTTGGGACAAGGATCGTACGGCTTCGTTTTTCGAGCAGAATGTGTATCTTCTAATTCGACCAGAACAGTGGCCATAAAATCTTCATTacaaaaatcttcaaggtcttTGTGGTTGGAGAGGGCTGTTTTGTATGAACTTAGAGGATGCAAAGAGATCGTTCATTGTTTCGTGGAGGAGGATTTTAATAGTATTGAGTTTGACAAGAGATTTTATAATATAGTGCTTGAGTATGCTAATGGAGGCACATTCAGACAACTATTGAAATCAAAGGGTGGATTGCTGCCAGAATATGAAGCGAGTTGGTATGCGTGTATGTTGCTTAAGGGACTCTCTCATGTGCATAATAAGGGTTTTGTTCACTGTGACATGAAGCCCGATAATGTTCTTGTTTTTAATATTCCAGACGGTGAATGTAAAGGTGTGGTGAAGTACAATCTTAAGTTAGCGGATTTTGGATTGGCAAAAAAGAGTGGAAAGATAAGTTGCGGGGCTGGACAACAGTACAAGAATCGAGGAACTTTACTATACAGTTCGCCGGAATCTGTAGTGTTTGGAGATCATGAAGCAGCGATGGATATATGGGCATTTGGTTGCATGGTATTGGAGATGCTTTTAGGGGAGGGTGGTTTATGGACTAGATTTCTCGATGTTGATGAAGAATGTTTAGGGGAGTTGATTGCTAACTATGAAGATAACAGATTAAGCTTGTTAGTACCGAAGTTTGAGTCTCTATCAGTGAATGCAAAAGATTTCGTGAGAAGATGTTTAACAACGAGTGTTAAAACCAGATGGACGGCGGAACAGCTTTTGGGACATCCCTTCATCACTCACAATCAGGATCTGTTGAAGGAACTTGAAGCACAACTATATTTTAAGAAGACAATGAAGTATCAATTCAAAACTTCATTCAGTTCCTTATTCAAATCATCCCATGTCTCTCTGGGGGTTTGTTAATTTCAGGCATAGTAGGTAAGCTGAAGGATTATCTGTTACTGCAGTTCCTTGTTTAGCTTTCTGTTTAGAGTCTTGTTAGTTCTATTTTAGGGTCGTGTTTAGTCCTCTGGTGGCAGCTAGCAGGGGTTATGTTTAATGTTCTTTGTTTTCCCTTGTTCTCAGTCCTGTATCGAGTCTTCTCCTGCTACAATTGGAGCTTGTTTAATGAAATTGGTCTTTCAAAAAAAAGATATGGCTTGCTTGTTGCTTATTTATGGTTTATTTTGCTGCCTTGTGCTGTTTTTTATTGCAAAATTTGATAACTGAAGATAGGTAGGATGTAGATCATCAATATATAAGTTGTTGCACTCCAGCCAATATAGGCAAGTAAAAGAGCACTGACATACTGCGTTTTACTGATAAATCATGTACTGCTAGACTAGTTATCTATTTGAAAGCTTACAGAGGTAAACATGTGAATACAATTGATACTAGTGATTGCCTGATTGGTACGTAATAGTTACGTTCATAGTCAGCGATAACATAAGGGTTAATTGATCAGATGTTGTGCAATCTACGCGAATTTTGTAATAGGCAATCGATTTGAAGAACAGATCACATTACTAATTTGTCATCTGAGCTGTTCTAGTACAGAAGTTGCTAAACTAGAGTGAGTTTCAGATGACCTTCATTTTAGGTATCCAAATTAGGTCGATTAAATCTGCATGATACAAAACTCATGTTATAAACTCACAGATAAATGGACTTAGATAAATTTAATTTTTCACATTAAATTGAAAATTTGTTTAATGAGTTATAATGAATTAAGTAATCTGATTTTTCGGTCATGCTGAGTGATAGGTGTTATTGACCTCTTTGTTACCAGATTTTAATACAAATGGAAAAGCTGGTTGCCATGTTTTGATTATCCGAATGTGAGTAGCGAAACAATACCTAAGCATCTTTCTTTCCCATTTTTAGATTCCCAGTGCATGACTCCATTTCAGTTCATGCGCTGGTATTAACTTAATTATATTACTACTAACCACAAATTAGCCACATAGGTGCAAACCATCCGCTCTGCAATG is a window from the Apium graveolens cultivar Ventura chromosome 1, ASM990537v1, whole genome shotgun sequence genome containing:
- the LOC141722221 gene encoding mitogen-activated protein kinase kinase kinase 20-like, with translation MATKWLRTKFLGQGSYGFVFRAECVSSNSTRTVAIKSSLQKSSRSLWLERAVLYELRGCKEIVHCFVEEDFNSIEFDKRFYNIVLEYANGGTFRQLLKSKGGLLPEYEASWYACMLLKGLSHVHNKGFVHCDMKPDNVLVFNIPDGECKGVVKYNLKLADFGLAKKSGKISCGAGQQYKNRGTLLYSSPESVVFGDHEAAMDIWAFGCMVLEMLLGEGGLWTRFLDVDEECLGELIANYEDNRLSLLVPKFESLSVNAKDFVRRCLTTSVKTRWTAEQLLGHPFITHNQDLLKELEAQLYFKKTMKYQFKTSFSSLFKSSHVSLGVC